The genome window TGGTGCGGCTCGGTATTGGTTTGTATGGCGTAGAGTCGAGCCAGATCGAGAAAGACGCCGTTCGGCCCGTTGGTACGTTACACACGGTGATCAGCCAGATCAAAACCGTTCCGGCGGGCGAATCGGTAGGCTACAGTCGCCGGGGGGTACTCGACCACGAGGCCCGAATCGCTACGCTCGCCATTGGCTACGCGGATGGGTACGATCGGCGACTTGGTAATGGCGTTGGTCACGTCTGGGTGAATGGAACCCGTTGCCCGACGGTCGGCAGCATCTGCATGGACATGACCATGATCGATGTGACGCAGGCTTCGGCCGCTGAGGGCGACGACGTGATTATTTTCGGCGATGAGATCCGGATCACCGAACTGGCTCAGCAGATAGGGACCATTCCGTACGAAATCCTGACAGGCGTTAGTGAACGGGTGAAACGTGTATTCTTCAAGGAGGGTAACTAGGTAAGTCATCGGGTAACTAGCTGTCTGTTCAACCAGTTACCCGATGACTTACCTAGTTACTCGTTACTCTTTTTCGCTTTGACGGCTTCGACGTTCTTTTTGCGATTTTCCAGCTCCGTCAACGCGCTGGCCTGTTCCGTTTTGTTGGCTTCGATGTCTTTCTGAAGTTGTTCTAGTTCTTTCGCGTTCTCATCGATGCGCTTCAGTAACCTCTCTTTTTCTTTTGCGTTCTGCTCGATCGACCGCTGAAGCTGTTCCCCTTTTTTTACCGTTTTCTGGTGGTTCTTCTGCCCTTCGTCGAAACTGCCTTCGGCTATACGGACTTCCTGACTGAATAGACTCTTGCCTGCAAAGTCCTTCAAAACTTGCTCCGCAGCCGCGTAGCCCGTACCGCCCGTCTTAACGTAATTGCCGTTGCCCAGATCATACGACACAAAGATCGTCGCCGAGGTCTTCGTTGATTTTACGGTGCTAACTAGATTGATCGGCTCGGACGAAATCGCCTGTATATCGGCATTGGGTACCCGGTACGTGCCACGCGAAGAAGACAGTCGTCCGTAGGTTTTAAGTTGCTCTTCCCAGTCTTTTTCCAGTTGCTTGCCATCGCCCTGTAGCGTGAGGTATAAGCCCGGTAGGCTGGCTTTATCGACGGTGGTCTCGCCCGCGTAGACAGTTTGCGCGTGCGATCTTCCGACTAAACCGATCAGAAGGAGAAGTAAGGAAATTCGGGATGCCAGTTTCATGCGTGTGTACTGTTTAAGTGAATTATGGGTGTTATTACCAGACGGGTTAGTCGCTTTTCCGCGTAATCAAGAGCCGCTTATCGCCGTTTTGTAGGGTTGTTGCCAGAATATATGTATCACCTCCTTCGCGTAATCCCAGCTTTTTACGCAAGTCGGCCACCGATTGTGGAAAATTCCGGACGGTCAGGTTCGCTTTCATGGATGGTAACAGTTTTTGCAGTGTTTTTCGATCCGGTTTACTAACAGCCTCAACCAGAAATGAGCGGCCAGGGAAATCCGGCTTCAGGACGTCACTAGTGTACAAATGACTGTTAGGGGCCAGTTTGAACAAACCAAACCGATCACCAACCAGCCGAAAGGCACCCGCTTTTAATACAGCCGCATTCGGTTCATAAACGTACTGCAACGGATCGCTCAGGGTAACGCTGGCGCTGGCTTCATCGCCTTTCACAAACCGGAAGCTAGTAGTTCCCCGAACAGTCATATTGATGGCTGTAACCTCGATTGCTGCTGCCGCAACGGGTTGTTTACCGATCACCAGGAGTATTTCTTTCACCTCGCCCTGCACCGCCACAATGTGAACCGATTCTACCGAAACCAATTGCTGGATGGCGGTGTCCACACTGAGTAACGGCGAAGCCTTCAGTAAAATTCGGTGACTCTTTTTTAATAAGGCCGACAGGACACCGGGCCGGGTCACGTCCGGTTCGCAATCCGCTAACTGGACAACTTTTCCGCCCTGATCGTTCCGACGGTGAGGGTCCAGGTAAAGCCAGTCCGCCGTTTCGGGCCACTGGGCAATGATTTCCGGCCCATCGCCCGTTCTGACGTCGGCGTTCGATGCCTCCAGAAGCGGCAGATTATGGGCTGCGATTTCAGCCAGATCGGCTCGTTGTTCTACGTATACGACCCGATCAACCCGCTGCGCAAAAGCCCACGTATCTACGCCCATACCCCCCGTAAGATCAACCAGCAGCTCACCACTTACCAGCGAGGCTTTGTAGTGCGCGGTCTGCTCGGAAGAAGCCTGCTCAACCGACAACGCGGGCGGAAACACCAACCTATCGTTCGCATACCAGGTAGGCAGTTTATCACGGGCTTTTTGCCGGGCCGCAAGCTGAGCAACTACTTTTTTGATGTCGATGTCGGCGGGGTGCTGGCGTAAGGATAATGCCTGCACATCGTCGGTACTGTGCGTGCTGATGAAGTGCTTTTCGACTGGAGAAATAGTGATCAACAGAATAAATATTAATTGGGCCTTACATTCTTTTAAATTAACCGTTACGCTTAAGTAACGTGCACACTATCAGGGGGTGATCATCGTTCACAAAACTTAACTTGCCGCAACTATCTTGCCCATGCAACGCATAAGCCCATTCTGTACCCGTATAATACGAGCCTGCTTTGTCAGGATATTCTAGCTGTAGGGGCTCTTCCCCCTCTGTCTTGGTAGTGCACTGGCATCGGGAGTACCACTTTTTTAGGTTTGGTCGCTGGTATAATCGGTGGCATCGTTGTCGGGCTGCAATCTGGTTCCGAAGTGAGCGTCAGTGGACCGGCGGCTGGGCTGGCCGTCATCGTTGCCGATGCTATTGCAAAAATACGGTCTTACGAGGCATTTTTGGTGACCGTTATGCTGGTTGGTGTGATTCAAGTTGATCTGGGCGTAGGTAGAGCGGGTCGATTCAGTAGTTTTTTCACGATAGCGTGATCAAATATCGTTTTTACTGATTGGCATTGCGCTCGGCACAGTCGTCGGTACGTGCTCAACACGTGTATTCAATCGACGTTCAACGTGGTCCATTATGGCCGTACGTGACCATTGAATTTGAGAAAGACCTATATTTTCTGAGCAAGCCGCAGCTAAAAGAAGCGCTCGGTGCATTGCAGCCAGGCGATGAGGTCACGATCGACGGGAGTAAAGCCCCTTTCATCGACCATGCTATGCGCAATATGCTTTACGATTACTGGGAAACGGCTAACGTGCAGGGCATTCACTATAAACTCCGCAATGTAGTATTGAACTGTAAGCCGGAGTAGGGGCAAACGGGACGAAGGGCGGGCACTAACCAGCGCGTAGTAGGGGGAGTTGTGATAAACAGGCAAGTGGGCAACTGCGAGCGTTTGCTTGTTTGCCCCACGTGCTTATTTTGCGACTTCACCCACCTGCACAACTGCCGTAGCGAGTCCGGTGGCTGGGCGTAGGCGGGCTACACGAATACCCGAT of Spirosoma agri contains these proteins:
- a CDS encoding THUMP-like domain-containing protein — encoded protein: MITISPVEKHFISTHSTDDVQALSLRQHPADIDIKKVVAQLAARQKARDKLPTWYANDRLVFPPALSVEQASSEQTAHYKASLVSGELLVDLTGGMGVDTWAFAQRVDRVVYVEQRADLAEIAAHNLPLLEASNADVRTGDGPEIIAQWPETADWLYLDPHRRNDQGGKVVQLADCEPDVTRPGVLSALLKKSHRILLKASPLLSVDTAIQQLVSVESVHIVAVQGEVKEILLVIGKQPVAAAAIEVTAINMTVRGTTSFRFVKGDEASASVTLSDPLQYVYEPNAAVLKAGAFRLVGDRFGLFKLAPNSHLYTSDVLKPDFPGRSFLVEAVSKPDRKTLQKLLPSMKANLTVRNFPQSVADLRKKLGLREGGDTYILATTLQNGDKRLLITRKSD